The following coding sequences are from one Cygnus olor isolate bCygOlo1 chromosome 2, bCygOlo1.pri.v2, whole genome shotgun sequence window:
- the LOC121065022 gene encoding ly6/PLAUR domain-containing protein 2-like has translation MKLLLPLLFVAITCMEFAQTLQCYSCHEPTAIEKCMKIQNCSKNETMCKTTMYSLEDVYPFVGVSTVTKMCSSVCIPSDVDGIGMTRPVSCCYTDLCNTDGAASLGISVVSVGMLASSLCALFWTRL, from the exons ATGaagctgcttctgcctcttctctttgTTGCCATCACTTGCATGGAGTTTG CCCAAACCTTGCAGTGCTACTCCTGCCATGAACCTACAGCCATTGAGAAGTGCATGAAGATCCAGAACTGCAGTAAGAATGAAACCATGTGCAAGACAACCATGTATTCCCTGGAGGACG TTTATCCCTTTGTGGGAGTCTCAACTGTCACCAAGATGTGCTCCTCTGTCTGCATCCCATCTGACGTGGATGGGATTGGCATGACGCGCCCCGTCTCCTGCTGTTACACTGACTTGTGCAACACTGATGGTGCAGCTAGTTTGGGGATCAGCGTTGTGTCAGTTGGCATGTTAGCAAGTTCCCTTTGTGCTCTCTTCTGGACTAGACTGTGA
- the LOC121065021 gene encoding secreted Ly-6/uPAR-related protein 1-like — protein MKSLLVGLLLGLACVELAQSLRCYTCKEPTDISECRTPTLCPPKAKVCTTTLHSVDTGYPFFGNITVTRKCDETCVNYDGIGSSRPTSCCYTDLCSDDTRSSRGERSSSSALGLMALVVGMLLQRAL, from the exons ATGAAGTCACTTctggtggggctgctgcttggCCTCGCGTGTGTGGAGCTAG CCCAGTCCCTGCGGTGTTACACGTGCAAGGAGCCAACAGACATTTCTGAGTGCAGAACACCCACCCTGTGTCCCCCGAAAGCCAAGGTGTGCACAACAACGCTGCACTCTGTAGACACAG GTTACCCCTTTTTCGGCAACATCACCGTGACCAGAAAGTGTGATGAGACCTGTGTCAACTACGACGGGATAGGTTCAAGCAGGCCCACATCGTGCTGCTACACCGACCTCTGCTCTGATGAtaccaggagcagcaggggggAGAGAAGCAGCTCCTCAGCACTGGGCCTGATGGCCTTGGTTGTTGGCATGCTCCTCCAGCGCGCTCTGTGA